One Mycobacterium paraseoulense genomic window, CTTGTGGGTCTCCCAGCGCGGGGACTCGTGTGGCGGCTGTGACCGATGAGAGGTCAGCAGACTCGATTTCGCGGAAACAAGAAGTCCCTCGCAGAAAGACAAACCATGGATTCAGCGCAAGCGAATGTCGAACTCCTCAAGGCGTGGCTGGACGCCCACAACCGCGGTGACATCGCCGCGCTCGACTACATGTCGGACGATGTCGAGATCGTCGAGATGCCAACCGGTGTCGTCTGGCGCGGGCGGCAGGACATGGAGAACCTCGCCCGGTTGGCCTATTCCCGCAAGAGTCACAAGAGACTGACGCAGGTCTTCGCCACAGAAACGGCTGCGTGCGTGGAATACGTCACCGTCGTACCGATGACGGGCGAGGTGAGCCGGTTCGAGAAGGAATGGGGTCTGCACGGAATCGATATTTCGAATGCTGCACCGACCAGCGACGTGTTCGAGCTGCCTGTTTGCTTCGTATGCGAGATCAAGAACGGCAAGATTCATCGCGCACGGGAGTACTGGGACGCCGCCAGCATGGCTCGTCAGCTGGGAGTGTCTGAGCAGCAAGGCAATTCAGGCCGCTGACAAAACACCGCCGCATCGTCGGCGCGAACGGGCGTCATACGCTGACCTCGACCGAGCGCCCGAGGTAGGCCAGCAGTCGCGCCGTCGGTGTCGCGTCATCCGGCGCAGCTTGGGCCGGTCCGAATCCACCGGGTCGCCGCAACATGTGCTCCGGCAGCGGCTCCACCAGATCGCGGCACAGCCCCAGCAGGTCATCGGGCAGCTCGATCAGCCGCCCGTGTGAGCGGTGGATGTCCCACGCGTGCAGGGCGAGGTCCGAGACCGGAAACATCAGCGCTCGGCGTAAGGGAACCTGACCTTCGGGGGATTTCCGCATCCCGTCGAGGTCGGCGCCCGGCAGTGCTTCGTGCAGCCGCGTCGCCAGTTCACGAAGCCGCGCGGCCGGGTCGTCGCAAACCCAGTCCGACGGTTGAGAGGGACGATCCCAGATTTCGCCGTCCTCGACCAGCGTCACCACTTTCGCCGCGCTGCCGGTCACGTGACCCACCAGATCGCGCAGGCTCCAGCCCTCGAGGTTGGACGGCCGGTCCCACCCCTCCGACGGGATCTGGTCGACGGCGTCGATGAGCAGGCCGAGCGCCTCGGCAGCCAGCACGCCGATGCGGGAGGTTGTGTCGTCCATGTCGTGGGATCTCCTTGGTAGGGCGCACGCACGGGTCACGTACCGTCCAGAAGTCTAGGGGCACAACACCGGCTACCCAGGAGGCCTTGGTGGGCAAGACAGACATCGCAGCGGTTCTCGCGATCGCCGCCGCCCTGATGGTCGGCATCGGGGACGTCATCCAGCAGCGATCCGCCCAACAGGTCACGGACAAGCCGGTCGGCACCCTGGACCTGTTTCGCCGGCTGCTGCGTGACCGTCGATGGTGGACCGGCAGCCTGGTGGCCGGCGCCGGGTTCGGGTTCCAGGCCGCGGCGCTCGACCTGGGGTCGGTGGTGCTCGTGCAGGCGCTGCTGGTGACGTCGTTGCTGTTCGCGTTGCTCATCAACGCCCGGGTGAACCACCGCAGAATCACTGCCTGGCAAGCGCTTTGGGCGGTATTGCTGGCAGCCGCGGTCGCGGTGGTGGTGACCGTCGGCGATCCTCAGGAGGGCACCCCGCGGGGGTCGGTGCACACGTGGACCATCGTGGCGTTGGTCATGGGTCCGGCCCTCATCCTGTGCGTGATCGGCGCGCGCATATTCCCGGGCGCGGTCGGCGCGTTATTGCTGGGCCTGATGGCCGGCTCGCTGTGGGGATTGTTTTCAGTTTTGACCAAGGGCGTGGTCGACCAGCTCGACCACGGCATCCCGGCCCTGCTGCGCATACCCGAGGTCTACGTGTGGGTGGTGGTGGCGATCGCGGCCACCGCCTGGGAGCAGTCGGCGTTTCGGGCCGGGCCGCTCACCGCATCGCTCCCGGCGGTAACCGTCGCCGAGCCGATCGTCGGATCGATTCTCGGTGTCACCGTGCTGGGCGAGACACTGCGGACCAACGACGTCGGGCTGGTGGCACTGGGCGTGTCGGTCGCCGTGATGGCGGCCGCGACGGTGGCGCTGGCGCACAGCCAAGCCACGACGGCCCCACCCGCCGACGAAAAGCCCGCATTATCAACCTGATCAGGTGCGCGACCCGACGCGGTGCGCGGTGCCGTCCGCATCGACATAGGTGAATTCGCGCATTCCATAAGCCGTATCGTGCGGCGGCATCAGGCGGCCACCGAGATCTTCCAGTGCATTCCACTCCGCGTAGAGCGCATCGGCGTCGCTGACGTAGAGGTACACGCTTGCGGCCGTGCGCAAAGGATCGTGCTCGTCCCATTCGGTGAGGTGGATCGACACCGATCCGCGGTCGGCGAACCCATAGCGCTCGGGACCGTCGTATTTGCGCGCGTCGAACCCGAGTCGCCGATAGCGGTCGATCGCGGCATCGAGGTCTCGGACCGGGACGATCGGCGCCACCGAGGTGAAGGTGACTGCGGACACGCATGCGAACATATCGCTTGGCTCGGATTGTCCTCGCGGCAGAAGGCTGCTGTCGTAGGCTTCGTTGGCGAATAACTCGTGAGTACGCGGCGCGGTGGGGGCGCGCGAAATGCTTGAGAGGGGCCTCAAGCAGAAAGGGCCTCG contains:
- a CDS encoding nuclear transport factor 2 family protein → MDSAQANVELLKAWLDAHNRGDIAALDYMSDDVEIVEMPTGVVWRGRQDMENLARLAYSRKSHKRLTQVFATETAACVEYVTVVPMTGEVSRFEKEWGLHGIDISNAAPTSDVFELPVCFVCEIKNGKIHRAREYWDAASMARQLGVSEQQGNSGR
- a CDS encoding TIGR03086 family metal-binding protein; translated protein: MDDTTSRIGVLAAEALGLLIDAVDQIPSEGWDRPSNLEGWSLRDLVGHVTGSAAKVVTLVEDGEIWDRPSQPSDWVCDDPAARLRELATRLHEALPGADLDGMRKSPEGQVPLRRALMFPVSDLALHAWDIHRSHGRLIELPDDLLGLCRDLVEPLPEHMLRRPGGFGPAQAAPDDATPTARLLAYLGRSVEVSV
- a CDS encoding DMT family transporter — its product is MGKTDIAAVLAIAAALMVGIGDVIQQRSAQQVTDKPVGTLDLFRRLLRDRRWWTGSLVAGAGFGFQAAALDLGSVVLVQALLVTSLLFALLINARVNHRRITAWQALWAVLLAAAVAVVVTVGDPQEGTPRGSVHTWTIVALVMGPALILCVIGARIFPGAVGALLLGLMAGSLWGLFSVLTKGVVDQLDHGIPALLRIPEVYVWVVVAIAATAWEQSAFRAGPLTASLPAVTVAEPIVGSILGVTVLGETLRTNDVGLVALGVSVAVMAAATVALAHSQATTAPPADEKPALST
- a CDS encoding bleomycin resistance protein; its protein translation is MSAVTFTSVAPIVPVRDLDAAIDRYRRLGFDARKYDGPERYGFADRGSVSIHLTEWDEHDPLRTAASVYLYVSDADALYAEWNALEDLGGRLMPPHDTAYGMREFTYVDADGTAHRVGSRT